The following proteins are encoded in a genomic region of Alnus glutinosa chromosome 8, dhAlnGlut1.1, whole genome shotgun sequence:
- the LOC133875767 gene encoding 3-ketoacyl-CoA synthase 20-like has product MGLEKKDQILGNNELNSVKLKYVKLGYHYLISNAMYLFLVPLIVASAHLSVEDFIHLLNHLKLNLISVTLCTALTVFLATLYFVARPRQVYLLNFACYKPPPAHLCSKETFMDRSRQNGGSQESLEFQRKIMERSGQGQKTYVPKSLLQVPANLTFEEAKKEAEMIMFGAIDQLLAKTKVNVKDIGILVVNCSLFNPTPSLSAMVVNRYKLRGNVLSYSLGGMGCSAGLISIDLAKRLLQVQPNSSALVVSMESMTLNWYNGNNRSMLITNCLFRLGAAAILLSNRLSDRFRSKYQLIHTLRTHKGADDKCYNCVFQKEDTDKKLGIALSKDLLSVAGEALKTNITTLGPLVLPLSEQILFFVNLVARKVFKMKIKQYVPDFKLAFEHFCIHAGGRGVLDELEKNLGLSKWHMEPSRMTLYRFGNTSSSSLWYELAYCEAKGRIKRGDRAWQIAFGSGFKCNSAVWRALRTIDPAKEKHNPWMEEIDEFPVEVPEVASIVT; this is encoded by the exons ATGGGGTTGGAGAAGAAAGATCAAATCCTAGGAAATAATGAATTGAATTCTGTAAAGCTCAAGTACGTGAAGCTTGGTTACCACTACTTAATCTCCAACGCCATGTATCTCTTTCTTGTGCCGCTCATTGTAGCTTCGGCTCATCTTTCTGTCGAAGATTTCATCCATTTGTTGAACCACCTTAAGCTCAATCTCATATCAGTCACACTATGCACTGCGCTCACGGTTTTCCTTGCAACCCTTTACTTCGTGGCTCGTCCCAGACAAGTTTATCTGCTGAATTTCGCATGTTACAAGCCCCCTCCAGCTCATTTGTGTAGCAAAGAAACTTTCATGGACAGGTCTAGGCAAAACGGGGGTTCGCAAGAAAGTTTAGAATTTCAAAGGAAGATTATGGAGAGATCAGGGCAAGGCCAAAAGACTTATGTCCCAAAATCCTTGCTGCAAGTCCCAGCCAACCTGACCTTCGAGGAGGCTAAGAAGGAGGCAGAGATGATAATGTTTGGAGCTATCGACCAACTGTTAGCAAAAACTAAGGTAAATGTTAAGGATATAGGGATTCTTGTTGTGAATTGTAGCTTGTTCAATCCTACGCCGTCCTTGTCAGCCATGGTCGTCAACCGCTACAAGCTCAGGGGGAATGTTTTGAGCTATAGCCTTGGTGGGATGGGCTGCAGTGCTGGACTTATTTCCATTGACCTGGCCAAACGCTTGTTACAG GTGCAGCCTAACTCGTCTGCGCTTGTAGTGAGTATGGAAAGCATGACTCTTAATTGGTACAACGGCAATAATCGCTCAATGCTCATCACAAATTGCCTCTTCCGCTTGGGTGCAGCGGCGATCCTCTTATCAAACCGATTATCTGATCGTTTTCGTTCAAAGTACCAACTCATTCACACTCTGCGCACCCATAAGGGCGCAGATGACAAATGTTACAATTGCGTCTTTCAAAAAGAAGACACTGACAAAAAACTTGGCATCGCACTCTCCAAAGACTTGTTGTCGGTGGCCGGAGAAGCCCTTAAAACAAACATCACAACATTGGGGCCATTAGTCCTGCCCCTATCTGAACAAATCCTGTTTTTCGTGAATTTAGTCGCGAGAAAGGTGTTCAAAATGAAGATAAAACAATATGTTCCCGACTTTAAGCTGGCTTTCGAGCATTTCTGCATACATGCTGGTGGGAGAGGGGTGCTGGATGAGCTAGAGAAGAACCTTGGGCTCAGTAAATGGCATATGGAGCCCTCAAGGATGACTCTTTACAGGTTTGGGAACACTTCTAGCAGTTCTTTGTGGTATGAACTGGCTTACTGTGAGGCTAAGGGGAGGATCAAGAGAGGTGATCGGGCATGGCAGATTGCATTTGGGTCAGGATTCAAGTGCAACAGTGCTGTGTGGCGCGCATTGCGAACCATTGATCCGGCAAAGGAGAAGCATAATCCTTGGATGGAGGAGATTGATGAGTTTCCTGTTGAGGTGCCTGAAGTGGCATCCATTGTTACTTAA